In Tubulanus polymorphus chromosome 2, tnTubPoly1.2, whole genome shotgun sequence, a single window of DNA contains:
- the LOC141900328 gene encoding TP53-regulated inhibitor of apoptosis 1-A-like, translating into MNSVGPECQELKLKYDECFNNWFSGHFLKGSKTDACAPLFKEYQACVKKAVKEQGISVWEIEKDVLGTEEEKKPPEETKSNSK; encoded by the exons ATGAATAGTGTTGGCCCAGAATGCCAAGAATTGAAGCTAAAATACGACGAATGCTTTAATAATTGGTTTTCAGGACACTTTTTAAAAGGCTCAAAAACTGATGCGTGTGCTCCCCTGTTTAAGGAATACCAGGCTTGTGTAAAA AAAGCGGTGAAAGAGCAAGGTATCAGCGTATGGGAAATAGAAAAAGACGTCCTTGGTACCGAAGAAGAGAAAAAACCTCCAGAAGAAACAAAGTCAAATTCGAAATGA